The stretch of DNA TCACATGTCCGGATGCTCAAGGCGCGGCGAAATTCTTTTTTCCAGGAGGCTGAACCTTCGATGAGCCGAGCGGTTGCCTGGTTGGCAGCTTTCGCGCTGGCGATAGTTTCGCTTGCGGGTTGCAAATCGGCCGATCTCGGATCGGGCACGAATTACTTTCCGCTGACTCCGAATTCGACCTGGACCTACCAGATATTAGCCAAGAGCCAGGGTACGCAGTATCAGATCACCGACCGCGTGGTCGGCGTGAAGTACGTCCCCGCGCTGAAACTTACCGGTTTGGTAGTCGATGAGTCGTACAGCATCGCGCGCGGCGGAACCCGCCCGCTGGTGTATTACGCCAAGAATGGGTATATAGCGCGGCTCTCCGCGCTCGACTACGACGAGAAAACCATCATGGCGCCGTCGTGGGGACGCTCGGAAGAGGCGCAGTTTCTGCCGCTTCAGCTCGCGCCGAATCTGGTGTGGACTAACGTCATTTTTCCCTACGGAAATCTTTCGGGATCGTTCGACATCAACCAGAGCCATCGCACCTTCGCCGAGACCAAACAGATCGAAACCCCCGCCGGCCGCTTCAGCAACTGTATCCGTATCGAGACCGAAGCGAAGTATGAAGGCGGGATGTACGCGCGCAGGAAGCAGAAGCTTCAGCTTACCTATATGGACTGGTACGCACCGAACGTCGGGCTGGTAAAGACGGTCGCGCTCGAAGGCGGACCGGACGGCTCCGAAATGGACAGGGTCGAGCTGGTCAGATTCAACGTCACGCCGGCACAGGCGCAGTAGGACGTCTGCGCTGAAGCGGGTTGGCCCGGGGCACACGCTGGAGCGCGCCGTCCCGATATCTCGAAATATCAAGGGCTGAAGAACCGCAGCGCCGGACGCGTTGCGTGCGAGGAGATCCTTTCCGCGCTACGCGGGCGAGTCGGAGATTCAGTCACACAAGGAATACACCCTGAAAGGGAGGACCCGAAATGCCCAAAATCAAGACCAAAGACAATACAGAAATTTTTTTCAAAGATTGGGGCAGTGGTCCGGTCGTAACCTTCGCCCATGGTTGGCCGCTTTGCGCCGATGCGTGGGACCCGCAAATGCTTTTTCTCGTCCAGCGCGGTTACCGCTGCATCGCACATGATCGCCGCGGACATGGACGATCCTCCCAAAGCGCCACGGGCAACGATATGGATACGTACGCGGACGATTTCGCCGCAATCATGGAGACCCTCGATCTCAAGGACGCAACTCTTGTCGGTCATTCGACCGGAGGCGGCGAAGTCGCTCGTTACATTGGGAGGCACGGCAGCAAACGAGTGGCAAAAGCCGTACTGCTCTCCGCGGTTCCTCCGCTTATGCTGAAGACCGCCGCGAATCCGGAGGGATTGCCGATGGAAGTATTCGATAAACTTCGCGCTGACCTTGCCGCGGACCGCTCTCAGTTTTACAAGGACCTGGCCGTTCCGTTCTATGGCGCCGACCGGCCCGGAGCCAAAGTCTCTCAAGGAGTTTTGGATTCTTTTTGGCTTTGGAGCATGCAATGCGGCCTGTTGAGCGCTTACGAGTGCATCAAACAATTCTCCGAGACCGATTTCACCGCCGACCTTGAGAAATTCGACGTTCCGACGCTGGTCCTGCATGGCGAGGGAGATCAGATAGTGCCCGTAAAGGACTCGGGGCAGAAGACGGCGCGTCTCGTGAAAGACGCAAAGGCTATCTATTATCCGGGAGCGCCGCATGGCATGTTCGCGACGCATCAAGACAAGGTGAACGCGGACCTTTTGGCGTTTCTGAAATCGTAGCTTGTGAAGTGAGACTCTGCAGACTGATCGTCACCTCGGCCGAGGCCCATGCGCACCGGAACGCTCCGCGCGCCGCAAGGGCTTTACGCCCGCGCGTTCCGTCGCAAGGGGGAGCGGGGCGTTATGGCGTGGGTGGCTGGCCTGTAGCCGCGGTGCTGGGACCCGAGGTGTAATCGATCGCTATCCCGTTGATGTAGTAGCCGGTGTGTCCTTCCTCGCCGACCTTCGGCCGGTATTGCATCTTGTTGACGTAATCGCCGGCCTGGTTGGGACTGCGGTTGGCCGCGGTGACCGCGGTTTCGCTCTCGTTAGGAGTGAAGGTGTAGAGATGCAAGTCGGCGTCCTGCTTCTTGTCGCCGAGAATCAGGAGCGCCTGGGCGCCGGTCCCGCATGCCTTGCGCTTCAGCTCCGGCAGCACGGCGGCCGGGTCTTCGTTGATGTCAGCCCAGGCTTCGACGATCGCGATCTGCTGGTAACCGACCGTCGGCTCGGCGGTGAGCACCGGCATATTGCAGTCAGGCGGTTTGGCGGGATGCATCGTGGGTGCGACCTGCGTGACCATCACCTGGGTCGGACGTCTGGAGTCGAAGCATCCGGCCGCCGCGCCGGAAAAAGCTGCAAGCAGGGCAGCGCCGGCGAGCGCCGAGCCCCCGCGTGTGGATTTCCCCGCCACTCTCATCGCGGAACGCATCCTTCGCGTCGAAGGTTAGCACGGTGCGCGCCGGCCGACCAAGTTCGGGCGATTCGACGGGCGAATCCGGGACGGATTTGGGCCCTGTTTGCGAAATCGGCGCGCGGGAATATGATCGATTGCGTGACACGGATCGCCCAGATCGCCGCAGTGATCCTGTGCTGGCTCGGTGCGATATCGATGTCGGCGTGCATGACCGTGCCCGCTTCGAGCAGCTCGTCGATGCGTGGCTTTACATTCGGGTCGGGGACGCCGCCGACGAGTTTCTCCTCCACCAGCGGCTATTCCTCCAACGGCTCCGCCTCGAACGGTTACAGTTCCGCCAGTGCGAGCGCCAGTTCGAATGACCCGTCCGACGCGGGCGCGGTCCCGCCCGGATACTCCAACAACGCCGGCCAGAGCAGTTCGCTCACGACCTACCTGCAAAGCCATCGCCTGCCGCTCGTCGGCGCACAGGTGCTGAAGAACGACAGCGGCGATCAGCAGGTCATTCTTTACGGCTTCGTGGCGAGCGACTTCGGCAAGCAGGACGCGGCCGACAAGGCGCGTCAGTATCTGCACAACCCCAACGTCCCGGTAGTCAACCGGATCGCCGTGCGGCCCGAGCTCGCCTCCGGCGCCAGCGGCTCTTCGTCGTCGGCCCCGTCGAGCGGCGGCTACGGTGCGGCCGGATCTTCGTCCTCGCCATCCGGATCGGCGGGCGCGTCGGCGGGCGGCGATCTCGGCAACATCCAGAGCTATCAGCAACAGCAGCAGCAGGCGCAACAGCAGCAGCAATACATACAGAACGGGATGCCGAGTGCGAGCGGGCTGAGCGCGATCGTCCCGCTTATCGGGATGATGGGATTGCTGAGCATGGGGAGCGGCGGCTTCGGGACGGGCGGTGGCAGCTACGGCTACAGCTACCCGCCCACCTACGGTTCGCCTTACGGCGCGGCGCCATATGGATCGCCGTACGGCTCGCCCTATGGCTCCCCGTATGGCGCGTCGCCGTATGGATACGGCAGCCCCTACGGCGCGTCGCCTTACGGACCGTCCTACGGATATCCCGGCACCCCGCGAAGCTTTCCCTGAGCGCGGCCTTCGGTACCGTCGCCGATTCAGCTCAGCTCGCGAAAAAACGCTCCGATGTCTTCGGCTAGCAGCGCCGGCTCTTCCATCGCGGCGAAATGACCGCCCGACGGCATCTCCGTCCAGCGCACGATGTTGTAGGCGCGCTCCGCCCAGCTGCGCGGCGGGCGCATCAGTTCGGCGGGAAAATTGGCGACCGCGGTCGGCGTCTCGATTCGGGTGTCGGGCTTGAGACGCCAGGCATGATGGCGTGCCTCGTAGTAGAGCCGCGTCGATGAGTTTATCGTTTCCGTCACCCAGTAAATCATCACGTTGGTCAGCAACTGGTCCTTGCTGAAGCGGCGTTCGACGTCGCCGCGGCAGTCGCTCCAGGTGCGGAACTTCTCGACGATCCACGCCGCCAGACCGGCCGGCGAATCGTTGAGCGCGTAGGCGAGCGTCTGCGGCTTGGTGCCCTGGATCCACTGGTAACCGGTCTCGTCGCGGCGAAAGCGCTCGAGGTCGCCGAGAAAGACCTTTTCGGCGTCGTTCAGCTCCGCCGGCCGGCGTCCCTCGGCCGCTCCCACCGCGACCATGTTGATATGGATTCCATAAAGCTGATCGCGATAGACCTCGCCCAGGCGCGAGGTGATGGCCGCGCCCCAGTCGCCGCCCTGCGCGCCGAAGCGATCGTAGCCGAGCACCTCGTGCATCAGCTTGAACATGATGTCAGCCATCGCCTGGATGTTCATCGCGCGCGTGCGCGGATGGGCCGAAAAGCCGTAGCCCGGAAGCGACGGGGCCACCACCGTGAACGAGTCGCGCGCGTCGCCGCCGTGCGCCGCCGGATCGGTCAGCAGCGGAATCAGCTCCATGAATTCGTACACCGACCCCGGCCATCCGTGCAGCAGCAGGAGCGGCTTCGGATTGGGGCCGCGGCCGCGCTCGTGGATGAAGTGCAGGTCCTCGCCGCCGGCAGCGGCGCGGAAGTGCGCGAAACGATTCAGCGCCCGCTCCTGCGCGCGCCAGTCGTAGCGCGTGCGCCAGTAGTCGATAAGCTCGCGCAGGTAGGCGAGGTTGGTGCCGTAGTCCCACGCCGAGCCCGGGATCTCGCCGGGCAGCCGCGTGCGCTCAAGGCGCGCGCGAAGGTCGCCCAGGACTTCGTCGGACACCTCAATCTTGAACGGTTCGATTTTGCCTTGCGCCATGTCCCGCGCATCCTCCCCGAAAACGCAGCCACCTATAAGCCGGCGGACTGGGTTGGCCGCGATCGCTTCGCGGTCTGCTTCGGCGCGATCGCGTTTACTTCGAGGCGATCGCTTCCTTGACCAGCTGGCTCGCCACCCGTCCGTCGAGCTGCGCGCCGAAGCGATCCTTGAGCGCCTTCATCAGCGGTCCCATCTGTTTGACCCCGGCCGCCACCTGCTCCGCGATCGCCGCGCGCAACTCGTTCTCGTCGAGCGCCGCCGGCAGGTAGGAGTCGAGCACGCGCGCCTCTTCCTCGTTCTGCGCCACCAGGTCGGCGCGCCCGCCGCGGCGCGCGAAATCCAGCGCCTCGTCCCGCCGCGCCCGCTCGCGCTTGATGATCTGAACGATCTCAGCCTCGTTGGCTTCGCGCCGCACGTCCTTTTCGACTCGCGTGATCTCGGCGAGCACGCCGCGCAGCGTCATCGTGCGCAGTTTGTCGGCGCTCTTCATCGACGCCTTGAGGTCATCCTGCAGCTTCTGTTTCACCTCGGTCTCTCCGCGCGGCCCTGGCGGCGGGCTCGATCGCCGGCGTAGCGGCGCAATCGGCGCTCTCTTTGAACTATATATATGTTGATTAGCGTCCAGCCGCGTCCCCACTGTATAATCGGCGCAGCGAGCCGGAAAGCCGCGCGGAATCCCGTCCGAGGAGCGCTCCGATGGCCGATATGTCAGATCGCATCGCACAATACGGCAAGCGGATCGATTTCGGCAAAACCGCCGACGACTACGGACGCTATCGCGCGGGCTTTCCGGATGAGATCCACCGCCGGCTCGAAACCTTGGGCGCGGGAGCCGCAGGCCAGCGCATCCTCGACCTCGGCACGGGTACCGGCTATCTCGGCCGCGGCTTCGCGCGGAGCGGATGCCGCGTTACAGGAGTGGACATCTCGTCGGCGTTGATGCACGAGGCGCGCCGTCTCGACGCCGCCGAGAGTCTCGCGATGAGCTACGTGCGGGCGCGCGCCGAAGCGCTCCCGTTCAAAGGCTCGACCTTCGACGTGGTGGGTGCGGGCCAGTGCTGGCACTGGTTCGATCGCCAGCGCGCGGCGGCTGAGGCGCGCCGGGTGCTTCGGCCGGGCGGCCTCCTGGTGATCGCGAACTACGACTGGATCGCGCTACCCGGCAACGTGGCGGAGGCGACCGAGCAGCTCATCCTCAAGCACAACCCGAAGTGGGCGCTGGCGGGCGGTGCGGGAATCCATCCCGGCTACGCGCGCGACGCCGCCCTCGCGGGTTTCAGCGATATCGAATGTTTCAGCTTCGACGTGATGCAGCCCTACAGCCACGAGGCGTGGCGGGGACGAATTCGCGCGAGCGCCGGGATCGCGGCGAGCCTCGGCCCAGAGGTCGCGCGCTTCGACAACGAGTTGCGCGCAATGCTCGCGCGGCGCTTTCCGGAACGGCCGCCGCCGGACGCTCCGATGCGCGTGCATCATCGCGCCTTTGCCGCGGTTTGCCGCGCTCCGCTTTACGCGCGGCGCGATACGGACTAAAGGGATTGAGTTTGCTTGTGTTTGTGGAAGGAGAATCGCCTACGTGACGACAGAACCGAGAATCAACGGCGCCCGCCTGATCGCGGCCGCCTATGCAGCACCCATTGGAAATCGAAATCGCTCGTGCGCCACGCGCGCCTTGACCTTAGCGCTTGCCCTGGTAGCCGGATATGCCGTGGCCGCGGCCGCGCAGGAGGCCACGGTAACCCGTCAGGGCGTGGCGCAATGGCTCGAGCAGAACGCGAACACCAAGCCCGACTTCAAGCCCGGCGACGTGCTCACGGCGAAAGATATGGCGCGTTTTCGCCCGTTCGTCCCTCCGGTGTACGTTGACCAGCTCAATTTTCCGGGGTTCAGGATGGAAATCGCGCCGACGCGGAGCCACATGCCGCGTAAGGACTACGTCGATTGTACCGAGAAATACCAGGGCCAGGTGAAGCTCAAGCCGGACGGCACGATCGAAAACCACATCTGCGGCCAGCCCTTTTCCGATGCTTCGCTCGATCCCGCCGACCCGCAATCGGGACAGAAGGCGGTGTGGAATTTCGAGTACCGATGGCAGAACTACGGGCCGCTCGATCTGAATTTCATGTTTATCTTTGACCGCTTCGGCGGCGGCCATGAAGGTTCCGCGCCCAACGTGATCGAGTCGCCGCCGGTCACCTGGACCGGCGGGCAACACTTCAAAGGCACCATGCCGACCGATGCGGCGAAGTATTTCGGCGGCGGCGGGACTTACGTCAAGACGCTCAGCTCCTTCTACCAGCGCACATACTACAGCCATCTGGCACAGCGCGCGTCCGAGGGCGGCGTATTGCCGGTG from Candidatus Binataceae bacterium encodes:
- a CDS encoding alpha/beta hydrolase, with product MPKIKTKDNTEIFFKDWGSGPVVTFAHGWPLCADAWDPQMLFLVQRGYRCIAHDRRGHGRSSQSATGNDMDTYADDFAAIMETLDLKDATLVGHSTGGGEVARYIGRHGSKRVAKAVLLSAVPPLMLKTAANPEGLPMEVFDKLRADLAADRSQFYKDLAVPFYGADRPGAKVSQGVLDSFWLWSMQCGLLSAYECIKQFSETDFTADLEKFDVPTLVLHGEGDQIVPVKDSGQKTARLVKDAKAIYYPGAPHGMFATHQDKVNADLLAFLKS
- a CDS encoding epoxide hydrolase, with amino-acid sequence MAQGKIEPFKIEVSDEVLGDLRARLERTRLPGEIPGSAWDYGTNLAYLRELIDYWRTRYDWRAQERALNRFAHFRAAAGGEDLHFIHERGRGPNPKPLLLLHGWPGSVYEFMELIPLLTDPAAHGGDARDSFTVVAPSLPGYGFSAHPRTRAMNIQAMADIMFKLMHEVLGYDRFGAQGGDWGAAITSRLGEVYRDQLYGIHINMVAVGAAEGRRPAELNDAEKVFLGDLERFRRDETGYQWIQGTKPQTLAYALNDSPAGLAAWIVEKFRTWSDCRGDVERRFSKDQLLTNVMIYWVTETINSSTRLYYEARHHAWRLKPDTRIETPTAVANFPAELMRPPRSWAERAYNIVRWTEMPSGGHFAAMEEPALLAEDIGAFFRELS
- a CDS encoding GatB/YqeY domain-containing protein, translating into MKQKLQDDLKASMKSADKLRTMTLRGVLAEITRVEKDVRREANEAEIVQIIKRERARRDEALDFARRGGRADLVAQNEEEARVLDSYLPAALDENELRAAIAEQVAAGVKQMGPLMKALKDRFGAQLDGRVASQLVKEAIASK
- a CDS encoding class I SAM-dependent methyltransferase, which translates into the protein MADMSDRIAQYGKRIDFGKTADDYGRYRAGFPDEIHRRLETLGAGAAGQRILDLGTGTGYLGRGFARSGCRVTGVDISSALMHEARRLDAAESLAMSYVRARAEALPFKGSTFDVVGAGQCWHWFDRQRAAAEARRVLRPGGLLVIANYDWIALPGNVAEATEQLILKHNPKWALAGGAGIHPGYARDAALAGFSDIECFSFDVMQPYSHEAWRGRIRASAGIAASLGPEVARFDNELRAMLARRFPERPPPDAPMRVHHRAFAAVCRAPLYARRDTD